AGGGCCGCGCCGACCTCGACGACCTGCAGCCCATCCAGACCATCGGCATCGCCGGGGCCTACGACATCGAGCGCCCGGAAACCCTGAAGCGGCTGCTCGACCAGTACCTGGCCAACACCGAGTACCCGATCTCGCTCATCCGCCGCATGGAGGAGGTCACCCTCGCCTCGCTGAACGCGCTGTTCCGCGATGTCGAGGTCAGCTGCGACCTGCCCTACCTGGTCAAGGACAAGCTCACCTACGGCGACATCCTCAGCCTGCTGCCGGTCGAGTCGCCCTGGTTCTGCGGCTACATGATGGTGCAGTCCGAAGAGCAGCCGATGGTCGAAATGATCAAGGACGGGCGCACCGCGATCGCCCGCCACGACGTGGATTTCCGCGATGTCATGGGCATGCTCAGCGAGATCACCAACCTCGCCTGGGGCGGCCTGCGCACCCGCCTGCTGGCGCTGCACCCGCCGATGAGCAACGACGGCACGCGCATCAGCGTGCCGATCACGGTCAACCACTTCAAGGAATACATCTCCTTCGGCACCGACCGCTCGCAGCTGTGCTTCAAGTTCACCCTGCGCGATCGCCACGGCAAGCTGGCCCCGGTGACCCTCTACCAGAAGTTCATCTTCAACATCCGCTGGGCCCCGGAGGAGTACCTGGAGGCCGACGAGAACAAGGTCGAGGACCTGGTGGAGAGTGGCTGCCTGGAACTGTTCTGAAGCCGCCGCCACAAGGCCGGCCTACCCGACCCCGAACACCTGAAATCACCACATTGGCTCCACAACAACAATTAGAAGGCAGAACCCCATGGCACAGATTCTCGTAGTCGACGACAGCGCGGCCATTCGCAACGAAGTCACCGCGTTTCTCAAGTCCCACAACTTCAGCGTGGAAACCGCCGTCGATGGCAAGGACGGCCTGACCAAGCTCAAGGGCAACCGCGACATCAAGCTGATCATCTCGGACGTCAACATGCCCAACATGGATGGCCTGACCATGGCCGAAAAGGTCCGCGGGGAGCTGGGCAACCAGAGCGTCAACATCATCATGCTGACCACCGAGAACGACCCCAACATGAAGAGCCGCGGCAAGGCGGCCGGGGTCAAGGGCTGGATCGTCAAGCCCTTCAACGGCGCCAATGCCATCGGTGCCATCCAGAAGCTGGTCGCCGGTTGACCGGCGCCGCGCCAAGGAAACGGGCTGCCGTCACGGCAGCCCCCAGGCACCGGCTGAGCAGCGCCCCGTTCGCACAAAAACAATAAGCCCAACCAGGTGTGACATGCCCAAACTCAAACTCAGCTTCAACCACAAGGTCGCCTTAGGCTTTGCCATCATCCTGGCGTTGTTGATGATCTCGGGGGGCATGTCCCTGTGGAATCTCAACGACATCAGCGGCTCCAACCAGCGCGTCCAGGAACAGGCGGTGCCGGTGGTGACGGAAGTCAACAAGGTGCAGATCCAGCTGCTCAAGCTGGCCAACCTCAGCGCCCTGGGCTTCAACGCGCTCAGCGAGGCCGACATCCGCCCGTACCGCGACGACTTCGACAAGGGCGCCGCCGCCTTCGCCGAGGACTACAAGCGCCTGGAGTCCCTGGCCCAGGATGACCCGCAGATGACCGCCGTGGTGGCCGACATCAAGCACAACTTCGCCACCTACAACGAGGCCGTGCGGCAGATGTTCGACGCCAAGCTGGCCGTGCTGGTCGCCAAGCAGGCGGTGGAACAACAGGTGGGCGTGGTGATGGAGCGGTCGGACGACGTCGGCTTCTCCTTCATGGACATCGTCAACGCCCGCGCCCCGAGCAAGGCCATGGAGAAGGACCTGGCCCTGGCCCAGGGCTTCGCCAACCAGGCCGACGCGCTGATGGCAGGGGTGGCCAAGGCCGCCCAGGAGCTGCAGAGCAGCAGTGACCTGGAGCGCCTGGACAGCGCCCAGGAGGATTTCGAGTTCATCATCAACGGCGCGATGTTCTGGTTCGACAAGGTGGTGCCGGTGTACCAACCGATGGACACCGAGGGCTATATCGACGCCACCTACCAGCACGTCGAAGCCCTGCGCCAGCAGCTCAAGACCCAGCCCAACCTGATCGACCACAAGCGCGAGGAGCTGACCCAGGCGCAGACCGCCTGGGAGCAACTCAGCAATTCCAAGGCCGCGGTGCAGAAGGCGGTGGCCGGCCTCGACCAGGTGCTGGTGGCCGCCGACGCCCAGTTCAACCGGCTGCAAGGCGAACTGGCCGACAGCGTCAGCTTCGGCTTCAAGAGCACCCTGGCGATGCTGATCATCCTGCTGGTGCTGGCCTCGCAGAACTTCAACTCCATGCGCCTGGCGATCCGCAAGAAGATGATCGACCTGGCCAAGCTCAACCGCATCGGCGGCACCCTGGCCACCGCCCGGGACCAGGACACGGCCCTGGACCTGGTGCTGCACGCCATGAGCGAGAAGATCGGCATCGAACGCGGTTCGGTCTACCTGTTCAACAAGGACAACGAACTGGAGGCCAAGGCCTTCCTGCCGCCCAAGCAGATGGACGGGGCGCCGGCCGCCATCACCTTCACCCTGGGCGAAGGCGTGATCGGCCGTACCGCCGCCTCGAAACGGGTGATCTTCGTGCCCGACACCAGCCGCGACAGCACCTACGTCGCCGGCGAGCAGGAAAAGGCCAAGGCCCTGCTCTGCGTGCCGCTGCTGGACAAGGACATCCTGATCGGCGTGATGAACGTCTCCGGTGCGGTCGACAAGGTCAACTTCGCCGACAGCGACTACGAGTTCGTCGCCTCCGTGGCGCGCTCGCTGGTCACCACCATCAAGAACATCCGCATGGTCGAGGTGATCGAGGAGCACAACCGCACCCTGGAGAAGAAGGTCGAGGAGCGCACCGCGGCGCTGAAGCAGAAGAACGAGGACATCGCCAACATGTTCTCCAACATGCACCAGGGCCTGTTCACCATCGTCGACAACGGCCTGATCCACCCGGAATACGCGGCCTACCTGGAGACCATCTTCGAGACCAAGGAGATCGCCAACCGCAACTTCGTCGACTTCATGCTCAAGCGCTCGACCCTGAACGCCGAGATGATCGACGGCATCTCCACCGCAGTGGCGTCCATCGTCGGCGAAGACGCGATGATGTACGAGTTCAACTCGCACCTGCTGATCGGCGAGCTGACCCTGGAGTTCCCGGGCCGGCCGCACAAGCTGATCGAGCTGGACTGGGACCCGATCGTCGATGACCAGGATGTGGTCACCAAGCTGATGGTCACGGTGCGCGACGTCACCGCGCTGAAGGCCCTGCAGGCCGAAGCCGAGGGGCAGAAGCAGGAGCTGATGATCATCGGCGAGATTCTCGCGGTCGACGCCGAGAAGTTCAGTGCCTTCATCGACGGCTCCTCGAACCTGGTCGGCCAGTGCCGCACCATCATCGAGCAGACCGAGCGCAAGGACCCGGGCAAGCTGGCCGAGCTGTTCCGCAACATCCACACGGTCAAGGGCAACGCGCGCACCTACGGCCTCAAGCACATCACCGATACCGTGCACCAGGTCGAGAACACCTTCGACCAGCTGCGCAAGGACGAGGAGAAGCTCTGGCAACCCGCCGAGCTGCTCGAAGAGCTGGCCTACGCCGAACGGGCCCTGCAGTTCTACCGCGGCATCTTCAAGGACAAGCTGGGCCGCGACCAACTCGCCAGCGGCGCCAGCCTGATCGACAGCGCGCAACTGAGTCAGCTGCTCACCAACCTGGCGACACTGTGCAATGCCGAGCTGCCCGACAGTGCCCGCCGCGTGGTCAAGGCCACCTATCAGAGCCTGCTCGCCCTCGAGTCGGCTCCGCTGGAGCGGGTGATCGCCGATGTTCTCGATTCGGTGGCGTCACTGGCCGATGAGCTGGACAAGCCGGCCCCGGCGATCCTGATCCCCGATCACGAGGTGCTGATCCGCAAGGAGGCCCACAGCATGATCGGCAACATCTTCATGCACGTGCTGCGCAACGCCATCGACCACGGCATCGAGGGCGCCGACGAGCGCCGGGCGAAGGGCAAGGGCGAACAGGGCTGCATCCGCATCGAGGCGATCGAAGACGGTGGCGCCATCACCTATGCCGTGCGCGATGACGGCCGCGGCGTGGCCCTGACCAGGATATTCGCCAAGGCCGTCGAGCAGGGCCTGTACCCGGCCGATGCGCCGCGGCCGAGCGCTACGGAAGTCGCCAACCTGATCTTCGCCTCCGGCTTCTCCACCGCCGATAAAGTCACCGAAGTGTCGGGGCGCGGGGTGGGCATGGATGCCGTGCGCGACTTCCTCGAGTCAGCGGGCGGCAGCATCGAGGTGCGCCTCGATGCGGGCGATGAGCACGCCGACTACCGCGCCTTCACCACCCTGATCCGCCTGCCGGCCGAGTGGTGCACCCTGCAAGAGCGGTTCGACCTGGCCAGTTGAGCCGGGGCCGCCTGGCCAGCGACTCAGCTGGCCAGGCGCTTGACCAACCGCGCCTGCAGCGCCTCCAGCTCGGCCGGATCGGCCTTGTTGGCGGCGTGGATTCCCAGGCCCTGGCCGGCGAAGCGCGGAATCACGTGCATGTGCAGGTGGAACACCGTCTGCCCGGCCGGCGCGCCATTGAACTGCGCCACCTGCACCCCGTCCGGTTGCAATTCCTCCACCAGGACCTTGGCCAGCCGCTGGGTCGCGCGCATCAGCGGGCCCAGGCTGTCCGGGTCGATCTCCAGCAGGTTACGCGCCGCCGCGCGCTTGGGAATCACCAGGCTATGGCCGGGCGACTGCGGGAACAGGTCGAGAAAGGCGAGCACCTCGTCGTCCTCGTACAGCTTGTAGCAAGGGGCCTCGCCGCGAATGATCTGGGCGAAGATGTTCTGCGGGTCGTAGTCGCCATACAGGCTCATCGGGGTTCTCCGTTACCGGTGGATGGAATCGCCGCACCATAGCGGCTGGCCCCTGTTGCAACAAGAAATCTATAAGCCGCCGTAAGGCAGGTGCACCGGCGCGCGAGCGCGGTTATCTTCAGCCACCCACTGGTTCAGGATCGCCCCGTTCATGCACAGCCCCCTCCTGCACGCCGCCCTGCTCTGCCTGCTGACGCTGCAATCTGCCGCCGCCCTGGCCAAGGTCGAAGTCGAAGCCGGCGACGATCCGCGCCGCGGCCGCCTGCTGGTTGCCAAGGTCTCCGAAGACATCGCCCCCGGCGATTACGAAGCCCTGCTCAAGGGCCTGCGCGCCAACCCCGGGCGCTATGCGCGCAAGATCCTGCTGCTCGACAGCATCGGCGGCAGCGCCCCCGAGGCCATGCGCATGGGCCGTCTGCTGCGCGAGACCGGTTTCGACGTGCTGGTTCCCTCGACAGGTATCTGTCAGGGCAGCTGCATCTACCTGCTGGCCGCCGGGCGCAAGAAGACCGTGCGCGGCCATGTCGGCCTGCACCGCCCGCCCTTCCCTGCCGGCGACTCGGCCCTGGCGCACGCCGCCCACCATGGCCAGCGCCACGACCCGGCCGCCTACCTGCGCGAAATGAACGTCCCCACCCGCCTGGCCGAGGAGATGCAGCGCATTGCACCGCACAACATGCGGGTGCTCGACCCCAAGGAACTG
The genomic region above belongs to Pseudomonas benzenivorans and contains:
- a CDS encoding chemotaxis protein CheX — its product is MIGFEKRLVSKVLIFEEDACAQGKIKAFCNDHGLIGLKQTNSSTMQMLEANIDLGAVLISEHSSDPAAGIENGYELARRIHQLRRELPIFMRREGRADLDDLQPIQTIGIAGAYDIERPETLKRLLDQYLANTEYPISLIRRMEEVTLASLNALFRDVEVSCDLPYLVKDKLTYGDILSLLPVESPWFCGYMMVQSEEQPMVEMIKDGRTAIARHDVDFRDVMGMLSEITNLAWGGLRTRLLALHPPMSNDGTRISVPITVNHFKEYISFGTDRSQLCFKFTLRDRHGKLAPVTLYQKFIFNIRWAPEEYLEADENKVEDLVESGCLELF
- a CDS encoding response regulator, whose product is MAQILVVDDSAAIRNEVTAFLKSHNFSVETAVDGKDGLTKLKGNRDIKLIISDVNMPNMDGLTMAEKVRGELGNQSVNIIMLTTENDPNMKSRGKAAGVKGWIVKPFNGANAIGAIQKLVAG
- a CDS encoding GAF domain-containing protein, with the translated sequence MPKLKLSFNHKVALGFAIILALLMISGGMSLWNLNDISGSNQRVQEQAVPVVTEVNKVQIQLLKLANLSALGFNALSEADIRPYRDDFDKGAAAFAEDYKRLESLAQDDPQMTAVVADIKHNFATYNEAVRQMFDAKLAVLVAKQAVEQQVGVVMERSDDVGFSFMDIVNARAPSKAMEKDLALAQGFANQADALMAGVAKAAQELQSSSDLERLDSAQEDFEFIINGAMFWFDKVVPVYQPMDTEGYIDATYQHVEALRQQLKTQPNLIDHKREELTQAQTAWEQLSNSKAAVQKAVAGLDQVLVAADAQFNRLQGELADSVSFGFKSTLAMLIILLVLASQNFNSMRLAIRKKMIDLAKLNRIGGTLATARDQDTALDLVLHAMSEKIGIERGSVYLFNKDNELEAKAFLPPKQMDGAPAAITFTLGEGVIGRTAASKRVIFVPDTSRDSTYVAGEQEKAKALLCVPLLDKDILIGVMNVSGAVDKVNFADSDYEFVASVARSLVTTIKNIRMVEVIEEHNRTLEKKVEERTAALKQKNEDIANMFSNMHQGLFTIVDNGLIHPEYAAYLETIFETKEIANRNFVDFMLKRSTLNAEMIDGISTAVASIVGEDAMMYEFNSHLLIGELTLEFPGRPHKLIELDWDPIVDDQDVVTKLMVTVRDVTALKALQAEAEGQKQELMIIGEILAVDAEKFSAFIDGSSNLVGQCRTIIEQTERKDPGKLAELFRNIHTVKGNARTYGLKHITDTVHQVENTFDQLRKDEEKLWQPAELLEELAYAERALQFYRGIFKDKLGRDQLASGASLIDSAQLSQLLTNLATLCNAELPDSARRVVKATYQSLLALESAPLERVIADVLDSVASLADELDKPAPAILIPDHEVLIRKEAHSMIGNIFMHVLRNAIDHGIEGADERRAKGKGEQGCIRIEAIEDGGAITYAVRDDGRGVALTRIFAKAVEQGLYPADAPRPSATEVANLIFASGFSTADKVTEVSGRGVGMDAVRDFLESAGGSIEVRLDAGDEHADYRAFTTLIRLPAEWCTLQERFDLAS
- a CDS encoding HIT family protein translates to MSLYGDYDPQNIFAQIIRGEAPCYKLYEDDEVLAFLDLFPQSPGHSLVIPKRAAARNLLEIDPDSLGPLMRATQRLAKVLVEELQPDGVQVAQFNGAPAGQTVFHLHMHVIPRFAGQGLGIHAANKADPAELEALQARLVKRLAS